Proteins encoded by one window of Pyrinomonadaceae bacterium:
- a CDS encoding patatin-like phospholipase family protein, translated as MSNNQQHYNRPRIGLALSGGAARGIAHVGVLRALEENNIPVDAIAGASAGALIGGAYAAGLSIPQLEELAKKFRWRHMGRPSFSRLGLQSNQRMETFLRAILPVTRFEDLKIPFAALTMDLHKGSAVVHRDEGDVPFAIRASTCIPAFYVPVRDPDGRWLVDGGLVASLPISHVRAFDVDYVIASDVNFDGARFFNGPKTAMGVLAHVFVAVEKVVANQDRGDADVLITPKVGHIRWDQTRRADELVRLGYEAAAESIDKIKSLIERKPAQISPALV; from the coding sequence ATGTCAAACAACCAACAGCACTACAATCGCCCACGAATCGGACTCGCCCTTTCTGGCGGCGCCGCGCGCGGCATCGCTCATGTCGGAGTCCTGCGCGCGCTCGAGGAAAACAATATTCCTGTCGACGCGATTGCGGGTGCATCGGCGGGCGCATTGATTGGCGGCGCTTACGCCGCGGGGCTTTCAATTCCGCAGCTCGAAGAACTGGCGAAGAAGTTTCGCTGGCGTCACATGGGGCGGCCTTCTTTTTCCCGGCTGGGACTTCAATCGAACCAGCGCATGGAAACTTTTCTGCGCGCGATCTTGCCGGTGACTCGGTTCGAGGACCTCAAAATTCCTTTCGCCGCGCTGACGATGGATTTGCACAAGGGCTCGGCGGTTGTCCATCGCGATGAAGGCGACGTGCCGTTTGCGATTCGCGCCAGCACGTGCATCCCGGCGTTTTACGTTCCGGTTCGCGATCCGGATGGCCGGTGGTTGGTGGACGGAGGCCTGGTCGCAAGCCTGCCGATCAGTCACGTGCGCGCCTTCGACGTGGATTACGTGATCGCGAGCGATGTGAACTTTGACGGCGCCCGATTCTTTAACGGTCCGAAAACAGCGATGGGAGTGCTGGCGCACGTCTTTGTCGCCGTCGAAAAAGTCGTCGCTAATCAAGATCGTGGTGACGCTGATGTTCTGATCACTCCTAAAGTCGGTCACATCCGCTGGGATCAAACGCGGCGTGCTGACGAACTGGTTAGGCTGGGGTACGAAGCGGCCGCAGAATCCATCGATAAGATTAAGTCGCTCATCGAGCGCAAGCCCGCCCAAATATCCCCGGCGCTGGTCTAG
- a CDS encoding POTRA domain-containing protein produces MASVEVVLEGTPADPSAQAEFLSVVRIKSGGEYTAVAARQSLHDLFASDRVANGRIEVTEVQPGTANSPIRVRFIITRQLVIAGVTVRVGEATGVPIATDEIRARLNLLEPGRRFSLQSIERNADEIQAYLRDRGYYNASVEHTEEPDPTDSTGTRRRVIYAVTPGAPARVATFDIAKELNVEGVAESVRPTLKLQPGALFTRDVLGEDMNRIRQALLAKDFLSPTLKDPRVERNPETNEITIEVTGNPGPLVHIAFNNYNLKAKTQRELLPLRREGNLDYSVIEEGGRRLRNRLQEDGYFFAEITPVCTVTPATPNTVDNGSNETCRNLVPDALTGHTVTVTYDVTLNRQLKLTDIRITGTDKLAPADILDYLKSRKANALSFLPFIGGLGRGFTSNALLEEDRRTVEAYMKEMGYRKARATVLQGISIAGEDLIITFNVEEGPLTRVAETEVRGATVFDQERLQKEISIVKQAPYSRSQVRGDAARLLNLYAREGYIEADIRVAVDELPKQGDDEQVRVVFNVTKEGAKAIVNEILVNGVTGSAGTQRKKRDAIIRAIPLHPGDPLRADRITEAERALYMTDAFRQVLISQQPAGETPTGEKKYDVVIDVEETKPRVIEYGGGFSTDTGALGLMELTNVNFMNKLRTAAVRLRGSQRQQIVRFEFLDPRFARYRKDQFAPLALSLQYFRDSTITRFFRSTIDRGTFGIVQRLDEDGNPIDQFGNPAGEPEIDRLTFTAETQRVLSQKRHSILFLRYVYEDVRLRNIESLLLKDVLRPDQVVRMSRFGTSFVMDTRERCERRLPGVVVSGEEERIRSGEVCRYNQTDATRGHFLSADFSWAAKALGGNTSFMRFLSTYRTYYKFGPRGTVLAGNLTVGLAQLFDVRDKNGNGRIDDFDRLLPISERFFSGGSTTLRGYPFEEAGPRQVIVPEGEFRDRDNNVIRLDPFTVPIGGNAEVVANLEARIPLTRDVQIVPFYDGGNVFRSIGDIFSRKPITPTGNFVEDVNAQNLRVRWSHTVGLGFRFKTPLGGALAVDYGFLLNPSRFLIPQNLNTPNPTTTVFQIQKGQFQFRFSQTF; encoded by the coding sequence GTGGCTTCCGTCGAGGTCGTGCTCGAAGGCACGCCGGCTGATCCTTCCGCTCAAGCTGAGTTCCTGTCGGTCGTGCGAATCAAAAGCGGCGGTGAATACACCGCGGTCGCCGCGCGACAGTCGCTTCATGATCTGTTCGCTTCCGATCGCGTCGCGAACGGGCGCATCGAAGTTACGGAAGTGCAGCCGGGCACCGCGAACAGCCCCATTCGCGTCCGCTTCATCATCACGAGACAACTGGTAATTGCGGGCGTCACCGTCCGCGTCGGCGAGGCGACCGGTGTTCCGATCGCGACGGATGAGATTCGCGCGCGCCTGAATCTACTTGAGCCGGGACGACGATTCTCGTTGCAGTCGATCGAACGAAACGCCGACGAGATTCAGGCTTACCTGCGCGATCGTGGTTACTACAACGCGAGCGTCGAACACACTGAAGAACCTGATCCGACCGACTCAACCGGCACGCGGCGGCGCGTTATCTACGCGGTAACGCCCGGTGCGCCCGCGCGCGTCGCGACCTTTGACATCGCGAAGGAGTTGAACGTCGAAGGCGTGGCGGAATCCGTCCGTCCGACTTTGAAACTTCAACCAGGCGCGCTGTTTACGCGCGACGTTTTGGGCGAAGATATGAACCGGATTCGACAGGCGCTGCTCGCAAAAGATTTTCTGTCGCCCACGCTGAAGGACCCGCGCGTCGAGCGTAATCCGGAAACAAACGAGATCACCATTGAAGTGACTGGTAATCCCGGGCCCCTGGTTCACATTGCTTTCAACAACTACAACCTCAAAGCGAAAACCCAGCGTGAACTGCTGCCGCTGAGGCGCGAAGGCAATCTCGACTATTCAGTGATTGAAGAAGGCGGGCGCCGCCTGCGCAATCGTCTGCAGGAAGACGGTTACTTCTTTGCTGAGATCACGCCGGTATGTACGGTGACTCCGGCGACGCCGAACACCGTGGACAACGGATCGAATGAAACCTGCCGCAACCTTGTCCCCGACGCGCTGACCGGGCACACGGTCACCGTCACTTACGATGTCACGCTAAACCGCCAGCTGAAACTGACGGACATTCGCATTACCGGAACCGACAAACTCGCGCCCGCGGACATTCTCGATTACTTGAAGTCGCGCAAGGCGAACGCCCTCTCGTTCCTGCCTTTCATCGGCGGGTTGGGTCGCGGCTTTACCAGCAACGCGCTGCTGGAAGAAGACCGCCGCACCGTCGAAGCCTACATGAAAGAAATGGGTTACCGGAAAGCACGCGCGACGGTGCTTCAGGGTATTTCGATCGCCGGTGAGGATCTAATCATCACCTTCAATGTCGAGGAAGGGCCCCTGACGCGCGTCGCAGAAACCGAAGTCCGGGGCGCGACGGTTTTCGATCAGGAACGTCTGCAAAAAGAGATCTCGATTGTGAAGCAGGCGCCTTACTCGCGTTCCCAGGTGCGCGGCGATGCGGCCCGTTTGCTGAACCTGTACGCCCGCGAAGGCTACATCGAAGCCGACATCCGCGTGGCCGTGGACGAATTGCCAAAGCAGGGCGATGACGAGCAAGTGCGCGTCGTCTTTAACGTGACCAAGGAAGGCGCCAAGGCAATCGTCAATGAGATTCTGGTCAACGGCGTGACCGGGAGCGCCGGCACCCAGCGCAAGAAGCGCGACGCGATCATTCGCGCGATTCCGCTGCATCCGGGCGATCCTTTGCGCGCCGATCGCATCACCGAAGCCGAACGCGCGCTGTATATGACCGACGCCTTCCGCCAGGTGCTGATCAGCCAACAGCCAGCGGGCGAAACGCCGACAGGTGAGAAAAAATACGACGTCGTCATCGACGTGGAAGAAACGAAGCCGCGGGTGATTGAATACGGCGGCGGGTTTTCGACCGACACCGGCGCCCTTGGTTTGATGGAACTGACGAACGTCAATTTCATGAACAAGCTGCGCACGGCGGCCGTTCGGCTGCGCGGCAGCCAGCGTCAGCAGATCGTCCGTTTCGAGTTTCTCGATCCGCGGTTCGCGCGCTATCGAAAAGACCAATTCGCACCGCTCGCTCTGTCACTTCAATATTTCCGCGACTCGACGATCACGCGTTTTTTCCGCTCAACAATCGATCGCGGCACCTTCGGCATCGTGCAGCGACTGGATGAGGATGGCAATCCGATTGACCAGTTTGGCAATCCTGCCGGTGAACCAGAAATCGATCGGCTGACCTTCACGGCTGAAACGCAGCGCGTCCTCAGCCAAAAACGGCACAGCATCCTGTTCCTGCGTTACGTGTACGAGGACGTGCGCCTCCGCAATATCGAGAGTCTGCTGCTCAAAGACGTCCTGCGGCCCGATCAGGTTGTGCGCATGTCGCGCTTCGGAACTTCGTTTGTAATGGATACGCGCGAGCGATGCGAACGGCGCTTGCCGGGCGTGGTGGTCAGCGGCGAGGAGGAACGCATCCGTTCCGGTGAAGTGTGCCGCTATAACCAGACCGACGCGACGCGCGGCCATTTCTTGTCGGCGGATTTCAGTTGGGCGGCGAAGGCCCTGGGCGGCAACACTTCGTTCATGCGTTTTCTTTCGACGTATCGCACGTACTACAAGTTCGGACCGCGCGGCACCGTACTGGCGGGGAACCTGACGGTGGGGCTGGCGCAGCTGTTTGACGTGCGCGATAAGAATGGCAATGGCCGCATCGACGACTTCGATCGCTTGCTGCCCATCAGCGAACGGTTTTTCTCGGGCGGTTCGACGACCCTGCGTGGATATCCGTTTGAAGAAGCTGGGCCGCGCCAGGTGATTGTTCCCGAAGGCGAGTTCCGCGACCGAGACAATAATGTGATTAGACTTGATCCCTTTACGGTGCCCATCGGCGGCAACGCTGAGGTCGTAGCGAACCTGGAAGCGCGCATCCCGTTGACGCGCGACGTGCAAATTGTGCCGTTCTACGACGGCGGCAACGTGTTCCGGAGTATCGGCGACATTTTTAGCCGGAAGCCGATCACCCCAACAGGCAATTTCGTCGAAGATGTGAACGCGCAAAACCTGCGCGTCCGCTGGAGTCATACGGTTGGGCTCGGTTTTCGATTCAAGACTCCGCTGGGCGGCGCGCTCGCGGTGGACTATGGATTTCTTTTGAATCCGTCGCGGTTCTTGATTCCGCAGAATCTGAATACGCCGAATCCGACCACAACCGTGTTCCAGATTCAGAAGGGACAATTCCAGTTCAGGTTTAGTCAGACTTTTTAG